From Sphingobacterium sp. lm-10, the proteins below share one genomic window:
- a CDS encoding alpha-2-macroglobulin family protein: MRHIAIIFLAILPILCFGQDIDTQWKEVDRLISIKNYQQTLPIIQAIKKFAKTSGNSPEWIRAVLAEHHGLTINMTEDSAFYRKQNHLITHIGEASGVEKSILQNMYASFLLQNINRRRVEEAEGYLSWDAKQRNGYIDSLFRISLADKSALIDETVASWKTIVSDLKNQSIAPTIYHLLAYNYLDFFDFYHTTDADQKKELIQILQDINKEKSYDDAYAYLLFRPYAMLGSWDIRQHSKEIEKMLQDHKAQYNAHILLFIANAEKGEGKNKEAMEYVHQAMNLYPNSPWIEDVKALYKTINRSSVYIEAPPISPSDMYTPIKLMAQNTDRAYVRVYNVSTTPKKFELFRSSYDTLSNNVTINAPLVYKEQIILKSFDDYNQHSTNYKINPLPYGNYKILIANNPDFKDNGQGEDVSETNLVVSDLFISPTIKNKDIYPKQDHFNVLLANRKNGSPYKDQAIELYAQNEKTLTKIQTLKTDKNGAFNYLADGEKHRRGLNDVLLFVPTEQQLIPLDYFYNIPTRNIADNDSGDEIKENALIMTDRAIYRPGQEVLFKATIYTEDVLKGKVVQDRWVNIVCKDANQQAIDTLKLSTNAFGSVHGSFRIPKNTLNGVFFLEVHKEDMLLSRKSIRVEEYKRPTFAVRFEENNKTYSKQDTVVFSGKVESLSGVALQQSTVKYRIHFRDPRTYGKIVHLDSTTLTNEDGKFSIQIALADSAFQKLTDFELQVHVEAINRTGEIQTANTAYRYSDNPLRITVNSLPSVLEGQWKTVIIRTTNPNGKPLPATGVVNIYKYENPSIIQMDRKPFDFNAEYHLLDTTDYERQFPWYFDKVDLFPERPKKHVATYPFDSEGSDTIRVDFTYTYGSYLIEAFSYQQSDTVRTTSRVNVLSKEDRKISDKDFLIIRPDQGEYSLGEKVTLHFQTDFENASGVYIWTVLKDDTNKATFVPFSKGHATYTHTITEKDVRYNTWFEVMMIHENKMINRRADIPLSKADKSLDIQLKTFRDKITPGQKETWSFTVKNKDKAVESELLATMYDTALDQFADHQFPDAFPSGQYRQWYQVYSGWTLNNFTRKAWSNTLFQTPPPSYDIFVRSPNFRDYGLMHTQNLMYGTHRKQYMASSGGAAPMGDFAAKRVESQASGIMIRGNNTTSTPSQQQLVIVDGLVVNGFDHNSLDADSVHEMTILNGGEATALYGARAANGVLVITTKEGFESENKLNEVQARANLQETAFFYPDLLTDKDGNTTFTFDSPEAMTRWRLMLFAHTENLMAGAASFYTRTQKELMVRPNLPRFLREGDEIVIKSDIQNLSELIQNGSARLEIIDPETNATISSAFLTDNGKRDFTTQPKQNYTASWTLTVPKGYAVVQLKVVAATAEFSDGEIHELAILPNRILITDTKKIMLDKDQSQDLIIQAKDKDNLQAKIQVQSNPILEIISALDYLKNYPYECNEQIASKWYGLKMIQYINKKYPAIATYFSRPDPDDTESKLESNSNLSELLITEMPWVRQIQNDRQKVRSLATLFNSDLESEILLLERKLTGNQMENGAFSWFEGGKSDLSISLRLLEIFGKVNKLDAKLINPSIQGISEKIMQFADQDTAIYGSKAATNLVLDYLYTRSLWNDRQVLPAAQVEQLRKHIDLTATYTANQPAGLAAKAWLINASYDYRIASIEVKNRITQEAIHDKDRGTYWESNTAHYNSMSLQSYMVEAYQQLDSSKLEQITQWIYYNKQQSNWQTTWNTVDAVYALLLANDPRDFVLDNAVTIEIDDTLAVVENKVLGQISTTLSPEQLVKDRTIQILNTNNRKIYGGIYHQYFLPLDKVQKQKSELSVSKKFLVKNGTEWEETTSFKKGDNIKVQLTVVNNAPLSYVHLRDSRASGFEPIYQPSGYQFRKGYYFTIKDASTNYFFDYLPKGQHVYEYEVKTNNNGTFSSGITQIECMYVPTINARSENVRLTIRD; this comes from the coding sequence ATGCGACATATAGCGATCATTTTTTTAGCAATATTACCAATCCTGTGCTTCGGTCAAGACATAGACACGCAATGGAAAGAGGTCGACCGATTAATAAGCATTAAAAACTACCAACAAACGCTTCCTATAATACAGGCAATAAAAAAGTTCGCAAAGACCAGTGGAAATAGTCCGGAATGGATAAGGGCAGTATTGGCTGAGCATCACGGATTGACCATCAACATGACTGAAGACTCCGCGTTCTACCGAAAGCAAAATCATCTAATAACCCACATCGGCGAGGCAAGTGGTGTAGAAAAAAGTATACTGCAAAATATGTACGCATCATTCCTCCTACAAAACATAAATAGGCGTCGTGTAGAGGAAGCTGAAGGCTATTTAAGCTGGGACGCCAAGCAAAGAAACGGATACATAGACTCCCTCTTCCGCATTTCGTTAGCAGATAAATCTGCTTTAATTGATGAAACAGTAGCATCATGGAAGACGATCGTCTCTGATTTGAAGAATCAATCCATCGCGCCTACCATTTATCACCTACTAGCCTACAATTATCTGGATTTCTTTGATTTTTACCATACGACAGACGCCGACCAGAAAAAAGAGCTGATCCAGATTTTGCAAGATATCAACAAAGAAAAAAGCTACGATGATGCGTATGCTTATTTGCTATTTAGACCCTATGCTATGCTCGGATCTTGGGATATTCGTCAGCATTCGAAGGAAATTGAAAAGATGCTCCAAGATCATAAGGCACAGTATAACGCACATATCCTACTTTTCATAGCCAACGCGGAGAAAGGGGAAGGAAAGAATAAAGAGGCGATGGAATATGTACATCAGGCGATGAATTTGTATCCAAATTCACCTTGGATAGAAGATGTTAAAGCCTTGTATAAAACGATAAACCGATCATCCGTTTATATCGAAGCTCCTCCTATCAGCCCAAGTGATATGTACACACCGATCAAACTGATGGCGCAGAATACAGATCGGGCCTACGTACGTGTTTACAACGTAAGCACCACACCAAAAAAATTCGAATTATTTCGATCAAGTTATGATACGCTCTCCAATAATGTGACGATTAATGCTCCATTGGTTTACAAAGAGCAAATCATACTAAAATCATTTGACGACTACAATCAACATAGCACAAACTACAAAATAAATCCATTGCCCTACGGCAATTATAAAATACTGATCGCCAATAATCCTGACTTTAAGGACAACGGACAGGGTGAGGATGTATCTGAAACAAATTTGGTAGTGAGTGACCTTTTCATTTCTCCAACGATCAAAAACAAAGATATTTATCCAAAACAAGACCATTTCAACGTCTTGCTAGCTAACCGAAAGAACGGCAGTCCATACAAAGATCAGGCGATCGAATTGTATGCTCAAAATGAAAAAACGCTAACGAAAATTCAAACGCTTAAAACCGACAAAAACGGGGCATTTAACTATTTAGCAGATGGCGAAAAGCATCGCCGTGGTCTGAATGACGTGCTCCTATTCGTTCCCACCGAACAACAGCTTATTCCTTTGGACTATTTTTATAACATCCCTACGCGAAATATTGCTGACAATGACTCAGGAGATGAGATAAAAGAAAACGCGCTGATTATGACGGATCGCGCGATTTACAGACCGGGGCAGGAAGTGCTTTTTAAAGCAACGATTTACACAGAAGATGTACTGAAAGGTAAGGTGGTACAGGATCGTTGGGTAAATATCGTCTGTAAAGATGCAAACCAACAAGCGATAGATACCCTGAAATTGAGCACAAATGCATTTGGTTCCGTTCACGGTAGTTTTCGTATCCCCAAGAACACTTTAAATGGCGTATTCTTTCTCGAGGTGCACAAGGAGGATATGCTATTATCCCGAAAGTCGATTCGAGTAGAAGAATACAAACGGCCCACCTTCGCCGTACGTTTTGAGGAGAATAACAAAACCTATTCAAAGCAGGATACGGTTGTATTCAGCGGAAAAGTAGAAAGCCTTTCCGGAGTAGCACTGCAGCAATCGACCGTAAAATACCGTATTCATTTTCGCGATCCTAGAACATATGGCAAAATTGTGCATCTCGATAGTACGACCCTTACCAACGAAGACGGAAAATTTTCTATACAGATCGCTTTAGCAGATTCGGCTTTTCAAAAGCTAACAGACTTTGAACTCCAAGTGCATGTTGAGGCGATCAACCGGACTGGAGAAATCCAGACGGCAAATACCGCCTACCGGTATTCAGACAATCCCTTACGTATTACGGTAAATTCACTCCCGAGCGTCTTAGAAGGTCAATGGAAAACAGTCATCATTCGCACCACTAATCCTAATGGAAAGCCGCTCCCGGCAACTGGTGTGGTGAATATCTACAAATATGAGAATCCGTCTATTATACAGATGGATCGAAAACCATTTGATTTCAATGCGGAATATCACCTTCTGGACACCACAGATTACGAAAGACAATTCCCATGGTACTTTGATAAGGTCGATCTATTTCCTGAAAGACCTAAGAAGCATGTGGCTACTTACCCCTTTGATAGTGAAGGGTCGGATACTATTCGTGTAGATTTTACATATACATACGGTTCCTACCTGATAGAGGCATTTAGCTATCAGCAATCAGATACTGTGCGGACTACCAGCCGCGTTAACGTCCTTTCCAAAGAAGACCGAAAAATATCAGACAAAGACTTTCTAATCATCAGACCTGACCAAGGTGAGTATTCCTTAGGAGAAAAAGTGACGCTCCATTTCCAGACGGATTTTGAAAATGCGTCGGGCGTATATATATGGACCGTACTCAAGGACGACACGAACAAAGCGACATTTGTGCCTTTCTCAAAAGGCCACGCGACATATACACATACGATTACCGAAAAGGATGTTAGGTACAATACCTGGTTTGAAGTGATGATGATCCATGAAAATAAAATGATAAATCGTCGCGCAGACATCCCACTCAGTAAAGCCGACAAATCCTTGGATATACAGCTCAAAACCTTTCGCGACAAAATAACACCGGGACAAAAAGAAACGTGGAGCTTCACGGTCAAAAACAAAGACAAAGCCGTTGAAAGCGAATTATTAGCCACTATGTACGATACGGCGCTAGATCAGTTTGCCGATCATCAATTCCCTGATGCATTCCCCAGCGGACAGTATCGGCAGTGGTATCAAGTTTATTCAGGTTGGACACTAAACAATTTCACTCGTAAAGCATGGAGTAATACGCTCTTCCAAACCCCACCCCCCTCCTACGATATCTTTGTCCGTTCGCCAAACTTCCGCGACTACGGCCTAATGCACACACAAAATCTCATGTATGGAACACATCGTAAACAATACATGGCCTCCTCAGGAGGTGCAGCACCGATGGGCGACTTTGCGGCTAAAAGAGTGGAAAGTCAAGCCTCTGGGATAATGATTCGTGGAAACAACACCACATCTACCCCTAGCCAACAGCAACTCGTAATCGTCGATGGTTTAGTGGTGAATGGCTTTGATCACAATAGTCTTGATGCCGACAGCGTGCATGAGATGACTATCTTAAATGGTGGTGAAGCTACAGCCCTTTACGGTGCTCGTGCAGCCAACGGTGTGTTGGTCATCACGACGAAAGAGGGTTTTGAAAGTGAAAATAAACTTAATGAAGTACAGGCGCGTGCAAATCTACAGGAAACCGCATTTTTCTATCCCGATCTGCTAACTGACAAAGATGGAAACACCACCTTTACTTTTGACAGTCCTGAGGCGATGACTCGCTGGAGATTGATGCTCTTTGCGCATACTGAAAACCTGATGGCCGGCGCTGCATCTTTCTACACTCGGACGCAAAAAGAATTGATGGTACGTCCAAACCTACCACGATTCCTGCGGGAGGGTGACGAAATTGTGATCAAATCGGACATTCAAAACCTCAGCGAGCTTATTCAAAATGGCTCCGCACGACTAGAAATCATTGACCCCGAAACGAATGCAACTATTTCTTCGGCATTCCTGACGGATAATGGAAAACGCGATTTCACCACTCAACCGAAACAAAACTACACCGCATCATGGACCTTGACCGTGCCAAAAGGCTACGCCGTCGTACAACTTAAAGTAGTGGCCGCTACCGCAGAGTTTTCAGACGGAGAGATACATGAACTGGCGATTTTGCCAAATCGTATCTTGATTACAGATACTAAAAAAATCATGTTGGATAAGGACCAAAGCCAGGACTTAATCATTCAGGCAAAGGACAAAGACAATTTACAGGCAAAGATCCAAGTACAAAGCAATCCAATTTTGGAAATCATCTCCGCTTTGGATTACCTGAAAAACTACCCTTACGAGTGTAACGAACAAATAGCTAGTAAATGGTACGGGTTGAAGATGATACAGTACATCAACAAAAAATATCCCGCTATTGCTACCTATTTTAGCAGGCCTGATCCTGACGACACAGAGTCCAAACTAGAAAGCAACAGCAATCTGAGCGAACTACTTATTACGGAAATGCCTTGGGTGCGACAGATACAAAATGACAGGCAAAAAGTGAGGTCATTGGCTACCCTTTTTAACAGTGATCTCGAGTCGGAAATTCTGCTACTAGAACGAAAATTAACAGGAAATCAAATGGAAAATGGTGCTTTCAGCTGGTTTGAAGGTGGTAAATCCGACCTAAGCATTTCCTTACGACTGTTGGAGATATTTGGTAAGGTCAACAAATTGGATGCAAAACTAATCAACCCGTCTATTCAGGGTATTAGCGAAAAAATCATGCAATTCGCAGATCAAGACACCGCCATTTATGGGTCAAAAGCAGCCACAAACCTGGTGCTTGATTACCTATATACTCGTTCCCTGTGGAATGATCGACAAGTGTTACCCGCTGCACAGGTTGAGCAACTCCGTAAACACATTGATCTGACTGCCACGTACACCGCTAATCAACCCGCGGGTTTGGCGGCAAAAGCTTGGTTGATCAATGCCTCATACGACTATCGCATTGCCAGCATAGAGGTCAAAAATCGGATAACCCAGGAAGCGATTCATGATAAAGATCGGGGAACTTATTGGGAGAGTAATACGGCGCATTATAATAGCATGAGTTTACAAAGCTACATGGTAGAAGCGTACCAGCAGTTGGATTCTTCGAAGCTAGAGCAAATTACCCAATGGATTTACTACAATAAACAGCAAAGCAATTGGCAAACAACCTGGAACACGGTAGATGCCGTATATGCGTTGCTCTTAGCCAATGATCCTAGAGATTTTGTGTTAGATAATGCGGTTACCATCGAAATAGATGACACGCTTGCCGTAGTTGAGAATAAAGTCTTGGGACAAATAAGCACCACCTTAAGTCCTGAACAATTGGTAAAAGACCGCACTATTCAGATTTTGAACACGAACAACCGGAAAATATACGGTGGCATCTATCATCAATACTTTTTGCCACTAGATAAGGTGCAAAAGCAAAAAAGCGAACTCTCGGTATCCAAAAAATTCTTGGTGAAGAATGGAACAGAATGGGAAGAAACGACCTCGTTCAAAAAAGGGGACAATATTAAAGTGCAGCTCACGGTGGTAAACAATGCACCACTTAGCTACGTGCACCTTCGTGACAGTAGAGCTTCCGGGTTTGAACCAATCTATCAACCGTCTGGTTACCAATTCAGGAAAGGGTATTACTTCACCATCAAGGATGCGTCCACCAACTATTTTTTCGACTACCTTCCGAAAGGTCAACATGTCTATGAATACGAAGTAAAAACAAATAACAATGGAACATTTAGTAGCGGCATCACTCAAATCGAGTGTATGTATGTCCCTACGATAAATGCAAGGTCGGAAAATGTGAGACTAACCATTCGCGATTAG
- a CDS encoding sulfurtransferase translates to MHNLPLINIAALHVLIAQGKSVVLIDATIDKVNQRIDADGATPELIPDSVFMDIEEKFSDHSNPLPHTFVDAAKFEKEAQALGINRDSILVIYDRWGVYSSPRAWWMFRAMGHENTFVLQGGLPAWKEQHLPIVSKHLDTATLPHGNFIANPQPNFWKSKAEILKGLKDQENTIIDARSASRFAGTSQEPRAGLRSGHIPGAQNLPFDQVLSDIQYKDSSALKAIFDPLIGEKPVVFSCGSGISAAIIALAAYQLGYEDLAIYDGSWAEWGADENVPVERD, encoded by the coding sequence ATGCACAACCTTCCTCTAATCAATATCGCGGCACTACATGTGCTGATAGCACAAGGCAAATCAGTAGTACTGATCGATGCCACAATCGACAAAGTCAATCAACGTATTGATGCGGACGGTGCTACGCCAGAATTGATTCCTGATTCCGTCTTTATGGATATCGAGGAGAAGTTTTCAGACCATAGCAATCCATTGCCACATACCTTTGTCGACGCGGCAAAATTTGAAAAGGAAGCGCAAGCATTGGGTATTAATCGAGATTCTATTTTGGTGATATACGATCGTTGGGGCGTGTATTCCAGTCCGAGAGCTTGGTGGATGTTTCGCGCCATGGGTCACGAGAATACGTTTGTATTACAAGGGGGATTACCCGCTTGGAAAGAACAGCATCTTCCTATAGTATCCAAACATCTGGATACAGCAACATTGCCCCACGGGAACTTTATCGCCAATCCACAACCAAATTTTTGGAAAAGCAAAGCAGAAATCTTAAAAGGATTAAAAGATCAGGAAAACACGATTATCGACGCCCGCAGCGCTAGTCGCTTTGCAGGCACCAGTCAAGAGCCTCGTGCTGGTTTACGATCGGGACATATTCCCGGTGCACAAAATCTTCCTTTCGACCAAGTATTGTCAGACATACAATATAAAGATTCGTCAGCGCTAAAGGCTATCTTCGATCCGTTGATCGGAGAAAAACCCGTTGTCTTTAGCTGTGGATCGGGCATATCCGCCGCTATTATCGCATTAGCGGCTTACCAATTGGGTTACGAAGATCTTGCTATTTACGATGGATCATGGGCTGAATGGGGCGCAGATGAAAATGTGCCGGTTGAGAGAGATTAA
- the rpsA gene encoding 30S ribosomal protein S1: MAKKQEAEKELAAKNAELQGADTKVVKDTETIESEADSNLINEIKSSALSTPEQDFDWDFDEKAFGNYSEAERTKLEEQYAGTFNQINQGEIIEGTVVSINNKDVVLNVGFKSDGLVALSEFRDLPELAVGDTVDVFVESQEDANGQLVLSRKRAKTQRSWEAINEALENDAIIDGFVKSRTKGGLIVDIKGVEAFLPGSQIDIKPIRDYDIYVGKTMEFKVVKINHEFKNVVVSHKVLIEDDLENQKSEIVAKLEKGQVLEGTVKNITDFGVFIDLGGVDGLLHITDISWGRIEHPREVLALDQTINVVVLDFDDEKKRIALGLKQLSEHPWESLSTDLEIGSKVKGKIVTVADYGAFLEIIPGVEGLIHVSEMSWSQNLRSPQEFLKVGDEIEAQILTLDREDRKMSLGIKQLTPDPWQNIAERYPIGSKVKAAVKNMTNFGVFVELEDGIDGLIHISDLSWSKKINHPNEFTKVGEELEVVVLELDEENRKLSLGHKQLEENPWDTFETIFTEGSLHEGTVIKVGDKGDIVALQYGVEGFCPSKHAVKEDGSVLKVDETNDFKIIEFNKENKRLVISHSRIWEDKKSEARVEEFNARKKEAKAANTAVKKVKDSVEKSTLGDLGVLAQLKQQMEGDEKNSK; this comes from the coding sequence ATGGCAAAAAAACAAGAAGCAGAAAAAGAATTAGCAGCGAAAAACGCAGAGCTACAAGGTGCTGACACTAAAGTAGTGAAAGACACTGAAACCATCGAATCTGAAGCAGATTCAAACCTAATCAACGAAATCAAATCCAGTGCATTGAGTACTCCAGAGCAGGACTTTGACTGGGATTTCGATGAAAAAGCCTTCGGTAACTACAGCGAGGCTGAGCGTACTAAACTAGAAGAGCAGTACGCTGGTACATTCAATCAAATTAACCAAGGTGAAATTATTGAAGGTACTGTAGTATCGATCAATAACAAAGACGTGGTATTGAATGTTGGATTTAAATCTGATGGTTTGGTAGCACTTTCTGAGTTCCGCGACCTTCCTGAGTTAGCTGTTGGCGACACGGTAGACGTATTTGTTGAATCTCAAGAGGATGCAAACGGTCAATTAGTATTGTCACGCAAACGTGCTAAGACACAAAGATCTTGGGAAGCAATCAACGAAGCTTTGGAAAATGATGCAATCATTGATGGTTTCGTGAAATCACGTACCAAAGGTGGTTTGATCGTGGACATTAAAGGTGTAGAAGCTTTCTTACCTGGTTCACAGATCGACATCAAGCCTATTCGTGATTACGATATCTATGTAGGTAAAACAATGGAGTTCAAAGTGGTGAAAATCAACCATGAATTCAAAAACGTTGTCGTATCTCACAAAGTGTTGATCGAAGACGATTTGGAGAACCAAAAATCCGAGATCGTTGCGAAATTGGAAAAAGGTCAGGTATTGGAAGGTACTGTTAAAAACATCACAGATTTCGGTGTGTTCATCGATTTGGGTGGTGTGGATGGTCTATTGCACATTACAGATATTTCTTGGGGTCGTATTGAGCATCCAAGAGAGGTTCTTGCATTGGATCAGACAATCAACGTGGTTGTTCTTGACTTTGATGATGAGAAAAAACGTATCGCTCTTGGTCTGAAACAACTTTCTGAGCATCCTTGGGAATCTTTAAGCACTGATCTAGAAATCGGTTCTAAAGTAAAAGGTAAAATCGTAACTGTTGCAGATTACGGTGCTTTCCTTGAAATCATCCCTGGTGTTGAAGGGTTGATCCACGTATCAGAAATGTCTTGGTCTCAAAACCTACGTTCTCCTCAAGAGTTCTTAAAAGTAGGTGATGAAATCGAAGCGCAAATCTTGACTTTGGATCGCGAAGATCGCAAGATGAGCTTAGGTATTAAACAATTAACTCCAGATCCATGGCAAAACATCGCTGAGCGTTACCCAATCGGGTCTAAAGTGAAAGCGGCTGTTAAAAACATGACTAACTTCGGCGTATTCGTTGAGTTAGAAGATGGTATCGATGGTTTGATCCACATCTCTGATCTTTCTTGGTCTAAAAAAATCAACCACCCGAACGAATTCACTAAAGTAGGTGAAGAACTAGAGGTTGTTGTATTAGAGCTTGACGAAGAAAACCGTAAATTGTCTCTAGGTCACAAACAATTGGAAGAAAATCCTTGGGATACTTTCGAAACTATCTTCACAGAAGGTTCTCTTCACGAAGGTACAGTGATCAAAGTAGGTGACAAAGGTGATATCGTTGCACTTCAATATGGTGTAGAAGGATTCTGTCCATCTAAACATGCTGTTAAAGAAGACGGTAGCGTATTGAAAGTAGACGAAACCAATGACTTCAAAATCATTGAATTCAACAAAGAAAACAAGCGTTTGGTAATTTCTCACTCTCGTATCTGGGAAGATAAGAAATCTGAAGCTCGTGTAGAAGAATTCAACGCACGTAAGAAAGAGGCAAAAGCTGCCAACACTGCTGTGAAAAAAGTGAAGGATTCTGTTGAGAAATCTACTTTAGGTGATCTAGGCGTATTAGCTCAGTTGAAACAACAAATGGAAGGCGACGAGAAAAACTCTAAATAG
- a CDS encoding YihY/virulence factor BrkB family protein — protein sequence MKNVHNRLLNVKIYDNFIEWTKAAVLPGFGSLPLYTVFAFFFQEIARESIINKASSLAYNFMLAIFPGIIFLFTLIPYIPIDDFQDQLMELIQVALPYNVFEFLEMTLNDIIKRQNSGLLSVGFLLSTFFATNGMTTLMMTFNKSSLSQENRSWGQKRLVAILLCLAIVLALATSIALYAGSNYLLSSMRNRIDYDLNWVWRFMIPAVRWVTLFGVYFFTVSLVYKFGPSNRSRWKFFTPGATLATILAILTFSAFAFYINNFGAYNKLYGSIGTLIVVMIWMYLNALILLLGFELNAAIALSKQSIKIVRPRTYNSFKSDTREGDQE from the coding sequence ATGAAAAATGTCCATAATAGACTCCTAAACGTAAAAATCTACGATAACTTTATCGAGTGGACAAAGGCTGCCGTGTTACCTGGGTTTGGTTCGCTGCCATTATATACTGTGTTTGCTTTTTTCTTCCAAGAAATTGCGCGGGAATCAATTATCAATAAAGCCTCTTCCCTGGCGTACAATTTTATGCTGGCCATATTTCCCGGAATTATCTTTCTCTTTACCTTAATCCCCTACATTCCGATAGACGATTTTCAGGATCAATTGATGGAACTGATACAAGTTGCGCTTCCGTACAATGTCTTCGAATTTTTGGAGATGACGCTCAATGACATCATTAAAAGACAGAACAGCGGACTACTTTCGGTTGGTTTTTTACTCAGTACATTCTTCGCCACTAATGGGATGACCACACTGATGATGACATTCAATAAGTCTTCACTATCACAAGAGAATCGAAGCTGGGGACAAAAGCGATTGGTTGCGATTTTGCTGTGCCTGGCCATCGTGCTTGCATTGGCCACAAGCATTGCCTTATACGCGGGTTCTAATTACTTATTAAGCTCCATGCGCAACAGAATTGATTACGATCTAAACTGGGTCTGGCGCTTCATGATACCAGCGGTACGCTGGGTCACATTGTTTGGCGTATATTTTTTCACGGTGAGTCTGGTGTACAAATTCGGGCCTAGCAATCGCTCTCGTTGGAAGTTCTTCACCCCAGGTGCTACCCTTGCGACCATCCTGGCTATATTGACCTTCTCGGCATTTGCATTCTATATTAATAATTTTGGCGCTTACAATAAACTATATGGTTCTATTGGCACGTTGATCGTCGTGATGATATGGATGTACCTCAATGCGCTAATTCTTTTATTGGGCTTCGAGTTGAACGCGGCCATTGCCCTTTCTAAACAGAGCATTAAAATTGTACGGCCTCGTACATACAATTCCTTTAAGTCAGATACCAGAGAAGGTGATCAGGAGTAA
- a CDS encoding thioesterase family protein: MFVFENKIRVRYAETDQMGYMYYGNYATYYEVARTEMLRSTGISYKELEDMGVMMPVVEMQTKYLHPAKYDDLITIKTSIRELPNVRICFEYELYNETGVLLNTGKTLLVFVDMARNRPCRAPEIFMDKIKPYFRYDEKCP; encoded by the coding sequence ATGTTTGTATTCGAAAATAAAATACGTGTACGCTACGCTGAGACAGATCAGATGGGATACATGTATTATGGAAACTATGCCACATATTACGAAGTTGCCCGCACCGAGATGCTTCGAAGTACAGGTATCTCTTACAAGGAATTAGAAGACATGGGCGTAATGATGCCTGTGGTCGAGATGCAGACTAAATATCTGCACCCTGCAAAGTACGACGACCTTATTACAATTAAAACTAGCATTCGTGAATTGCCTAATGTTCGTATCTGCTTCGAATACGAACTATATAATGAAACGGGCGTACTATTGAATACAGGTAAGACCCTGCTCGTTTTTGTGGACATGGCGCGGAATCGGCCTTGCCGGGCCCCAGAAATATTTATGGATAAAATAAAGCCTTACTTCCGGTACGATGAAAAATGTCCATAA